One stretch of Armigeres subalbatus isolate Guangzhou_Male chromosome 2, GZ_Asu_2, whole genome shotgun sequence DNA includes these proteins:
- the LOC134209404 gene encoding uncharacterized protein LOC134209404, whose product MASCRNATVRVAILEIVSAMAGQLADDLTKEMKKKKRVWVRPWIERRMLLGASQNLVNELRMEDPLDFKNLFRMSASQFEELLVKVAPKIQKQDTMMRIAISPAIRLQVVLRYLATGDSFKSLEFLYRVPKCSISCFLLETLDAIYEVLQEYIKAPKSTEEWRSVMNDFAIKWNFPGCIGALDGKHILIRNPPDGGSDYYNYKGSYSIILLGLVDANYCFIYIDVGAQGRISDGGLFQESLLLQYLELDVLKNPPDIEDIDTGEILYGYWRQVTSATERLEMHGSNNYSREAAGIRNGYADYFMTSGAVPWQMDAIKF is encoded by the exons ATGGCAAGTTGCAGGAACGCAACAGTGAGAGTGGCaattttggaaattgtttcggcaATGGCAGGACAATTAGCTGATGATCTGacaaaagaaatgaaaaaaaagaagagagtATGGGTAAGACCATGGATTGAACGAAGGATGTTGCTGGGAGCATCCCAAAATCTGGTGAACGAATTGCGGATGGAGGACCCATTGGATTTCAAGAACTTATTTCGTATGAGTGCCAGTCAGTTTGAAGAACTGCTGGTGAAGGTGGCGCCGAAAATACAAAAACAGGATACCATGATGCGTATAGCTATCAGCCCCGCGATACGATTGCAGGTTGTTCTGCGATATCTGGCCACGGGTGATTCCTTTAAAAGTTTAGAATTTTTATACAGAGTGCCGAAATGTTCTATCTCTTGTTTTTTGTTGGAGACATTGGATGCGATATACGAAGTTCTTCAGGAGTACATCAAG GCACCGAAATCTACCGAAGAATGGAGAAGTGTAATGAACGACTTCGCAATTAAATGGAATTTTCCTGGATGTATCGGTGCGCTAGATGGCAAACACATACTGATCAGGAACCCTCCTGATGGCGGCTCAGATTATTACAACTACAAAGGATcttacagcatcattcttttagGACTCGTAGATGCGAATTATTGCTTCATCTACATCGATGTTGGTGCtcaaggaagaatttccgatggtGGTTTATTCCAAGAAAGCCTACTGTTGCAGTACTTAGAGCTCGATGTGCTCAAAAATCCTCCTG ATATCGAAGACATCGATACAGGAGAGATTTTGTATGGATATTGGAGACAAGTAACAAGTGCTACAGAAAGACTGGAGATGCATGGCAGTAACAACTACAGCAGAGAAGCGGCAGGAATACGAAATGGGTATGCAGATTATTTCATGACCAGTGGTGCAGTTCCGTGGCAAATGGACGCTattaagttttaa
- the LOC134215559 gene encoding uncharacterized protein LOC134215559 isoform X2, translating to MSRWSEDKSLVFVQHYEKYRSLWDPSYKDYRNRDIRNQAIKLLSTDMECSGITMTTDDVKNRIKSIRTTYAAEKRKIEKSKKSGSSSDDIYQPSCSWYEVADRFLRKSATIRPVFENLDLNSQISSPMMSTSYQDHIDSGPEENEGNCSTQNQTGYVSSKINNKKKRRQNPTIEAVNKLEKIYESSRTDLTEDEYDIFGKYIAANLRKLSVLRALDAQEKINAILLNARKLELTTPSSMNQTTRRKDRFSFDCSGVLNDHAAPLYETQPSTQSSIVLNDHSAPLYETQPNTQSSKVLTDHAVVLYGTQQNIQSSKAIQDHAAIYGTQSSKPVQEVRHQTY from the exons atgtcGCGGTGGTCGGAGGATAAGTCGCTGGTCTTCGTGCAGCACTATGAGAAGTATAGGTCCTTGTGGGATCCATCATATAAGGATTACCGGAACCGGGACATCCGGAACCAAGCCATAAAGTTGTTATCAACGGATATGGAATGCTCCGGAATAACGATGACGACCGACGATGTGAAGAATCGTATCAAATCCATCAGGACCACTTATGCAGCAGAGAAAAGGAAGATTGAGAAATCGAAGAAGTCAGGCTCGTCGTCGGACGACATATATCAGCCGTCATGCAGTTGGTACGAGGTTGCTGACCGGTTCCTGCGAAAGTCAGCAACCATCAGACCAGTGTTCGAAAATCTG GATTTGAATTCTCAAATTTCCTCGCCGATGATGAGTACCAGTTATCAGGATCATATTGATTCTGGCCCAGAAGAAAATGAGGGTAATTGCAGCACACAAAATCAAACAGGATATGTGTCGTCGAAAATTAATAATAAGAAAAAGCGTAGACAGAATCCAACCATCGAAGCTGTGAACAAACTGGAGAAAATTTATGAATCAAGTCGGACAGATCTAACAGAGGACGAGTACGATATATTCGGAAAATACATCGCCGCGAATCTTCGAAAGCTGAGTGTGCTACGTGCCTTGGATGCGCAGGAAAAGATCAATGCAATACTATTGAATGCAAGAAAACTGGAACTAACAACGCCTTCAAGCATGAACCAAACAACCAGAAGAAAGGATAGATTCTCTTTTGATTGCAGCGGAGTACTGAACGATCATGCTGCACCTCTTTATGAAACGCAACCGAGCACCCAGTCGAGCATAGTATTAAACGACCATTCTGCTCCTCTTTATGAAACGCAACCGAACACCCAGTCGAGCAAAGTATTGACCGATCATGCTGTTGTTCTTTATGGAACGCAACAGAACATCCAGTCGAGCAAAGCAATTCAGGATCATGCTGCTATTTATGGAACGCAATCGAGCAAACCAG TTCAAGAAGTACGCCACCAAACATACTGA
- the LOC134215559 gene encoding uncharacterized protein LOC134215559 isoform X1, producing the protein MSRWSEDKSLVFVQHYEKYRSLWDPSYKDYRNRDIRNQAIKLLSTDMECSGITMTTDDVKNRIKSIRTTYAAEKRKIEKSKKSGSSSDDIYQPSCSWYEVADRFLRKSATIRPVFENLDLNSQISSPMMSTSYQDHIDSGPEENEGNCSTQNQTGYVSSKINNKKKRRQNPTIEAVNKLEKIYESSRTDLTEDEYDIFGKYIAANLRKLSVLRALDAQEKINAILLNARKLELTTPSSMNQTTRRKDRFSFDCSGVLNDHAAPLYETQPSTQSSIVLNDHSAPLYETQPNTQSSKVLTDHAVVLYGTQQNIQSSKAIQDHAAIYGTQSSKPGTSACTRVHKSNLCGSASSRSTPPNILTQRKISTPVFASTKSSPRTAVYGGKTLDHITGHGNVRKSEQPSYQNSSDKPSYRKQTDMDPVKFVYKVKATNVNSKHEVINSVGDIVELNDDIQDNDATDWLDNSFGAEDYGLVDESSMISEDMC; encoded by the exons atgtcGCGGTGGTCGGAGGATAAGTCGCTGGTCTTCGTGCAGCACTATGAGAAGTATAGGTCCTTGTGGGATCCATCATATAAGGATTACCGGAACCGGGACATCCGGAACCAAGCCATAAAGTTGTTATCAACGGATATGGAATGCTCCGGAATAACGATGACGACCGACGATGTGAAGAATCGTATCAAATCCATCAGGACCACTTATGCAGCAGAGAAAAGGAAGATTGAGAAATCGAAGAAGTCAGGCTCGTCGTCGGACGACATATATCAGCCGTCATGCAGTTGGTACGAGGTTGCTGACCGGTTCCTGCGAAAGTCAGCAACCATCAGACCAGTGTTCGAAAATCTG GATTTGAATTCTCAAATTTCCTCGCCGATGATGAGTACCAGTTATCAGGATCATATTGATTCTGGCCCAGAAGAAAATGAGGGTAATTGCAGCACACAAAATCAAACAGGATATGTGTCGTCGAAAATTAATAATAAGAAAAAGCGTAGACAGAATCCAACCATCGAAGCTGTGAACAAACTGGAGAAAATTTATGAATCAAGTCGGACAGATCTAACAGAGGACGAGTACGATATATTCGGAAAATACATCGCCGCGAATCTTCGAAAGCTGAGTGTGCTACGTGCCTTGGATGCGCAGGAAAAGATCAATGCAATACTATTGAATGCAAGAAAACTGGAACTAACAACGCCTTCAAGCATGAACCAAACAACCAGAAGAAAGGATAGATTCTCTTTTGATTGCAGCGGAGTACTGAACGATCATGCTGCACCTCTTTATGAAACGCAACCGAGCACCCAGTCGAGCATAGTATTAAACGACCATTCTGCTCCTCTTTATGAAACGCAACCGAACACCCAGTCGAGCAAAGTATTGACCGATCATGCTGTTGTTCTTTATGGAACGCAACAGAACATCCAGTCGAGCAAAGCAATTCAGGATCATGCTGCTATTTATGGAACGCAATCGAGCAAACCAGGTACATCTGCATGTACGCGTGTACATAAATCGAATCTTTGCGGCTCGGCCAGTTCAAGAAGTACGCCACCAAACATACTGACGCAACGTAAAATAAGTACACCCGTATTCGCGAGTACGAAATCTTCACCTCGAACAGCTGTATATGGCGGAAAAACACTGGATCATATTACTGGTCACGGCAACGTGCGTAAAAGCGAACAACCAAGTTATCAAAACTCATCCGATAAACCATCGTATAGAAAGCAAACAGATATGGACCCGGTAAAATTCGTTTACAAAGTAAAGGCAACAAATGTCAACTCAAAGCATGAAGTGATTAATTCAGTCGGCGATATAGTAGAATTAAACGACGATATTCAGGATAATGATGCTACTGATTGGTTGGATAATTCATTTGGCGCTGAGGATTACGGTCTAGTGGACGAAAGCTCGATGATCAGCGAAGATATGTGTTGA